A genomic window from Prochlorococcus sp. RS04 includes:
- a CDS encoding glutathione S-transferase family protein: MQNKYLIKASRKFWFWYWTQLMNGFAPSDIHGNYKRPKGITINSEYDINNENGQIYLLVGHSCPWCQRTLLVQEIKDLSKKVKVIFLKADVEHGEWIFNTKIKGCMRLSDLYKKANKKTIFRATLPLLISFVKDEVNILSNESSQIIRLLNSIKNESKYQALSIKDGNQNFLDLINNSINDGVYKCGFARNQSAYDKASKNLFAAINEIENLLQKNKGDWIFGEELTYADIYLFPTLIRWELIYSKLFKCTEQELSSFEKIIEWRLKFFKLSNVKRTCFDNEWKKDYYKALFPLNPNQLIPVLPSLEKIMRIEVEKI, encoded by the coding sequence ATGCAAAATAAATACCTTATAAAGGCCTCCAGAAAATTCTGGTTTTGGTATTGGACTCAATTAATGAATGGCTTCGCACCATCAGATATACATGGTAATTATAAAAGGCCTAAAGGTATAACCATAAATAGTGAATACGATATTAATAATGAAAATGGACAAATTTATTTATTAGTAGGTCATTCTTGTCCATGGTGTCAAAGAACTTTACTCGTACAAGAAATAAAAGATTTATCTAAAAAAGTTAAAGTAATTTTTTTAAAGGCAGATGTTGAGCATGGCGAATGGATTTTCAATACAAAGATTAAGGGATGCATGAGACTTTCAGACCTTTACAAAAAAGCTAATAAAAAGACTATTTTTAGAGCGACATTACCTCTTTTAATTAGCTTTGTAAAAGATGAAGTAAATATTCTTTCTAATGAAAGTTCACAGATCATAAGACTACTAAATTCAATAAAAAATGAATCGAAATATCAAGCATTGAGTATTAAAGATGGTAATCAAAATTTTTTAGATTTAATTAATAACAGCATTAATGATGGTGTATATAAATGTGGTTTCGCCAGAAACCAGTCAGCTTACGATAAAGCAAGTAAAAATCTTTTCGCAGCTATAAATGAAATTGAAAATTTACTGCAGAAAAATAAAGGGGACTGGATATTTGGAGAAGAGTTAACCTACGCAGATATTTACCTTTTTCCAACGCTTATAAGATGGGAATTAATATATAGCAAACTTTTCAAATGTACTGAACAGGAACTATCAAGTTTTGAAAAGATTATTGAATGGAGATTAAAATTCTTTAAATTATCTAACGTAAAAAGGACATGCTTTGACAATGAATGGAAAAAAGATTACTACAAAGCTTTATTCCCTTTAAACCCAAATCAACTAATCCCAGTGTTACCATCGCTAGAGAAAATAATGAGAATAGAAGTCGAAAAAATATAA
- the obgE gene encoding GTPase ObgE produces MQFIDQANIILKAGKGGNGIVSFRREKFVPAGGPSGGNGGRGGSVILMADNNLQTLLDFKFKREIIAEDGCKGGPNKRSGASGEDRILKVPCGTEIRDIKTGIILGDLTKDKQSLTIAIGGRGGHGNAYYLSNQNRAPESFTEGKDGEIWEVQLELKLLAEVGIIGLPNAGKSTLISVVSSARPKIANYPFTTLIPNLGVVRKIDGNGCLFADIPGLISGAADGVGLGHDFLRHIQRTKILVHLIDAIAENPLHDFEIIEQELKKYGKGLLDKERIIVLNKMELVDDDYLKIITKKLEDLSKKKVLVISSSLKKGLSSLLSEVWKRI; encoded by the coding sequence GTGCAATTTATTGATCAAGCAAACATTATTCTTAAAGCTGGAAAAGGCGGAAATGGCATAGTTTCATTTAGAAGAGAAAAATTCGTTCCTGCTGGAGGACCCTCGGGGGGAAATGGTGGCAGAGGGGGTTCAGTTATTTTGATGGCTGATAATAATCTTCAAACATTATTAGATTTCAAATTCAAACGAGAAATAATTGCTGAAGATGGATGCAAAGGAGGTCCTAATAAGAGATCAGGTGCTTCAGGTGAGGATAGAATCCTTAAAGTTCCCTGCGGCACAGAAATAAGAGATATTAAAACCGGCATTATTTTAGGAGACTTAACTAAAGATAAACAGAGTTTAACAATTGCCATTGGAGGAAGAGGTGGACATGGTAATGCTTACTATTTAAGTAATCAAAATAGAGCTCCAGAATCATTCACTGAAGGAAAAGATGGTGAAATATGGGAGGTTCAATTAGAACTAAAACTTCTTGCAGAGGTTGGGATTATAGGCCTTCCAAATGCTGGGAAAAGTACTTTGATTTCCGTTGTATCATCTGCACGTCCAAAAATCGCAAATTATCCTTTCACGACCCTAATACCTAACTTAGGTGTAGTAAGAAAAATTGATGGGAATGGTTGCCTTTTTGCTGATATTCCTGGATTAATATCAGGTGCAGCTGATGGAGTAGGTTTAGGGCATGATTTTTTAAGGCACATCCAAAGAACGAAGATACTTGTTCACTTAATTGATGCAATTGCAGAAAATCCTTTACATGATTTTGAGATTATTGAGCAGGAATTAAAAAAATATGGGAAAGGTCTTTTAGATAAAGAGAGGATAATAGTGTTAAATAAAATGGAGCTGGTAGATGATGATTATTTGAAAATAATTACAAAAAAGTTAGAAGATTTATCAAAAAAGAAAGTTTTAGTTATTTCTTCATCTTTAAAAAAAGGTTTATCCTCACTGCTTTCTGAAGTTTGGAAAAGGATCTAA
- the psbA gene encoding photosystem II q(b) protein: MTTIQQQRSSLLKGWPQFCEWVTSTNNRIYVGWFGVLMIPCLLTAAACFIVAFIAAPPVDIDGIREPVAGSFLYGNNIISGAVVPSSNAIGLHFYPIWEAATVDEWLYNGGPYQLVIFHFLIGISAYMGRQWELSYRLGMRPWICVAYSAPVSAAFAVFLVYPFGQGSFSDGMPLGISGTFNFMFVFQAEHNILMHPFHMAGVAGMFGGSLFSAMHGSLVTSSLIRETTETESQNYGYKFGQEEETYNIVAAHGYFGRLIFQYASFNNSRSLHFFLAVFPVVCVWLTSMGICTMAFNLNGFNFNQSVVDANGKIVPTWGDVLNRANLGMEVMHERNAHNFPLDLAAAESTTVALSAPAIG, encoded by the coding sequence ATGACAACTATTCAGCAGCAGCGTTCTTCGCTGTTAAAAGGTTGGCCACAGTTTTGTGAGTGGGTAACATCAACTAACAACAGAATTTATGTTGGTTGGTTCGGCGTCTTAATGATTCCATGCCTTCTTACAGCAGCGGCTTGCTTCATCGTTGCATTCATCGCAGCACCACCAGTAGACATCGACGGAATTAGAGAGCCAGTTGCTGGTTCATTCCTATACGGAAACAACATCATCTCAGGTGCAGTTGTTCCTTCATCTAACGCTATTGGTCTACACTTCTACCCAATTTGGGAAGCAGCTACTGTAGATGAGTGGTTATATAACGGTGGTCCTTACCAGCTTGTAATTTTCCACTTCCTAATCGGTATCTCAGCATACATGGGAAGACAGTGGGAGCTTTCATACCGTTTAGGTATGCGTCCTTGGATCTGTGTTGCATACTCTGCACCAGTTTCAGCAGCTTTCGCAGTATTTCTTGTATACCCATTCGGTCAAGGTTCATTCTCTGACGGAATGCCTCTAGGTATCTCTGGAACATTCAACTTCATGTTTGTTTTCCAGGCAGAGCACAACATTCTTATGCACCCATTCCATATGGCTGGTGTTGCTGGTATGTTCGGAGGATCTTTATTCTCAGCTATGCACGGTTCACTTGTTACTTCATCTCTAATCAGAGAAACAACTGAGACTGAGTCTCAGAACTATGGTTACAAGTTCGGACAAGAAGAAGAAACATATAACATCGTTGCAGCTCATGGCTACTTCGGTCGTTTGATCTTCCAATATGCAAGTTTCAACAACAGCAGAAGTCTTCACTTCTTCCTAGCTGTATTCCCAGTTGTTTGTGTATGGTTAACTTCAATGGGTATCTGCACAATGGCATTCAACCTTAACGGTTTCAACTTCAACCAATCAGTTGTTGATGCGAACGGTAAGATTGTTCCTACATGGGGTGACGTTCTTAACAGAGCAAACCTAGGTATGGAAGTAATGCACGAGCGTAACGCTCACAACTTCCCACTTGATCTAGCAGCAGCTGAGTCTACAACAGTAGCTCTTTCAGCTCCAGCTATCGGTTAA
- the aroC gene encoding chorismate synthase — protein sequence MSSSFGKIFRVSTFGESHGGAVGVILDGCPPKLKIDINLIQNELDRRRPGQSDITTPRNEEDKIEILSGIKEGLTLGTPIAMLVRNKDQRPGDYNNLEQVFRPSHADGTYHLKYGIQASSGGGRASARETIGRVAAGAVAKQLLKTFCNTEILSWVKRIHDIDSDINKEKISLKKIDSNIVRCPDEKVSIEMIERIKELKRQGDSCGGVIECLVRNVPSGLGMPVFDKLEADLAKALMSLPATKGFEIGSGFSGTYLKGSEHNDAFIKSDDNSKLRTTSNNSGGIQGGISNGENIEMKIAFKPTATIGKEQKTVNAEGKEVLMKAKGRHDPCVLPRAVPMVDAMVALVLADHLLLNHAQCDLINK from the coding sequence ATGAGTAGTAGTTTTGGAAAAATTTTTCGCGTTAGTACTTTTGGAGAATCACATGGTGGTGCAGTAGGAGTAATCCTTGATGGATGTCCACCTAAGTTAAAAATAGATATAAATCTGATACAAAATGAATTAGATAGGCGCAGACCTGGCCAAAGTGACATTACAACACCCAGAAATGAAGAAGATAAAATTGAAATATTAAGTGGGATAAAGGAAGGGTTAACACTTGGAACTCCAATAGCAATGTTGGTAAGAAATAAGGATCAAAGACCAGGAGATTATAATAATTTGGAGCAGGTATTTAGACCTTCTCATGCGGATGGTACATATCATCTGAAATATGGAATTCAGGCAAGTTCTGGCGGTGGTAGAGCCTCTGCTAGAGAAACAATTGGGAGAGTAGCTGCTGGTGCTGTAGCAAAACAATTATTAAAAACCTTCTGTAACACTGAAATACTATCTTGGGTAAAGCGTATACATGATATTGATTCTGATATAAATAAAGAGAAGATTTCTCTCAAAAAAATAGATTCTAATATTGTTAGATGTCCTGATGAAAAGGTATCAATAGAAATGATCGAGAGAATTAAGGAATTAAAGCGTCAAGGAGACTCTTGCGGCGGTGTTATTGAATGTCTAGTAAGAAATGTTCCCTCTGGTCTTGGAATGCCTGTTTTTGATAAATTAGAAGCTGATTTAGCAAAGGCTTTGATGTCTTTGCCTGCCACGAAAGGCTTTGAAATAGGTTCAGGTTTCTCTGGAACTTATTTAAAAGGAAGTGAACATAATGATGCCTTCATCAAGTCTGATGATAATAGTAAGTTAAGAACAACATCAAACAATTCAGGAGGTATACAGGGCGGAATAAGTAATGGTGAAAATATCGAGATGAAGATAGCTTTTAAACCTACAGCAACCATCGGGAAAGAACAGAAAACAGTGAATGCTGAAGGTAAAGAAGTACTTATGAAAGCAAAAGGGAGACACGATCCATGCGTTCTACCAAGAGCAGTTCCCATGGTTGATGCTATGGTAGCTTTAGTACTTGCTGATCATTTGCTTCTAAATCATGCTCAGTGTGACTTAATAAATAAATAG
- the sat gene encoding sulfate adenylyltransferase has product MELQQKTKTDTNGLIPPYGGELKNLIIKDKNLKNDLISKATYEFECSERNACDVELLMVGAFSPLEGFMDENNYNSVIKNNRNIDGLLFGLPIVFDSNNEKVKAGETVLLTYKKQKIAVLEVSSKWEPDKSLEAELCYGTNSLDHPAVKMIFNERGRFYIGGRVYGFELPTREFPCKTPEEVRSSLPSNHDVVAFQCRNPIHRAHYELFTNALLSDNVSSNSVVLVHPTCGPTQQDDIPGKVRYLTYKELEEEISDERIKWAFLPYSMHMAGPREALQHMIIRRNYGCTHFIIGRDMAGCKSSSTGEDFYGPYDAQNFANKCADELMMQTVPSKNLVYTKEKGYITAEEAKEFNYEIMKLSGTEFRKKLRNGEPIPEWFAFKSVVDVLRRS; this is encoded by the coding sequence ATGGAATTACAACAAAAAACTAAAACAGATACCAATGGACTAATACCGCCTTATGGAGGGGAACTAAAAAATTTAATTATCAAAGATAAAAATCTTAAAAATGATCTTATCTCTAAAGCTACTTATGAATTTGAATGTAGTGAGAGAAATGCATGCGATGTAGAACTTTTGATGGTTGGAGCTTTTTCTCCATTGGAAGGTTTTATGGATGAAAATAACTACAATTCGGTAATTAAAAATAATAGAAATATAGATGGGTTGCTTTTTGGCTTGCCTATTGTATTTGATTCAAATAATGAAAAAGTAAAAGCTGGAGAGACAGTATTGCTGACTTATAAAAAACAAAAAATAGCAGTTTTAGAAGTTAGCTCTAAATGGGAGCCTGACAAATCCTTAGAAGCTGAACTTTGTTATGGTACTAATTCTTTAGATCATCCTGCTGTTAAGATGATTTTTAACGAGAGAGGGAGATTTTATATAGGAGGAAGAGTTTATGGTTTCGAACTACCAACTAGAGAATTCCCCTGCAAAACTCCAGAAGAAGTTAGATCTTCACTGCCATCAAATCATGATGTAGTTGCATTTCAATGCAGAAATCCAATTCATAGAGCACATTATGAATTATTTACTAATGCTTTACTTTCAGATAATGTCTCCTCTAACTCAGTTGTTTTAGTTCATCCTACTTGTGGGCCAACTCAACAAGATGATATCCCTGGAAAAGTTAGATATTTGACCTATAAAGAATTAGAAGAGGAAATATCTGATGAAAGAATAAAATGGGCTTTTTTGCCTTATTCAATGCATATGGCAGGGCCAAGAGAAGCTCTTCAACATATGATAATCAGAAGAAATTATGGCTGCACCCACTTTATTATTGGTAGAGATATGGCTGGTTGTAAGTCGTCGTCAACTGGTGAAGATTTTTATGGTCCATATGACGCCCAGAATTTTGCGAATAAGTGTGCAGATGAATTGATGATGCAAACTGTTCCCTCAAAAAATTTAGTTTATACAAAGGAAAAAGGATATATAACAGCTGAAGAAGCTAAAGAATTTAATTATGAAATTATGAAACTTAGTGGTACTGAATTTAGAAAGAAATTGAGGAATGGCGAACCAATTCCTGAATGGTTTGCATTCAAAAGTGTAGTAGATGTTCTAAGACGCTCTTAA
- a CDS encoding CP12 domain-containing protein produces MKSIDEHIQKDQSEIESAKAEGNLPKVRHLTEELKELEEYKDHHPEDKHDPNALELFCDANPDEPECLVYDD; encoded by the coding sequence ATGAAATCCATTGACGAACACATCCAAAAAGATCAATCGGAAATCGAATCTGCAAAAGCAGAGGGCAATCTTCCAAAGGTCAGACATTTAACTGAAGAGCTAAAAGAACTCGAAGAATATAAGGATCATCATCCAGAAGATAAACATGACCCTAATGCTTTGGAATTATTTTGCGACGCCAACCCAGATGAACCAGAATGTCTTGTTTATGATGATTAA
- a CDS encoding bifunctional 4-hydroxy-2-oxoglutarate aldolase/2-dehydro-3-deoxy-phosphogluconate aldolase — protein MNNKEDSFSEYLKIESFFLLIKPEVNIYSNTSIRNSFFEELEKLVKLGLKNIEISWSNNENWFDFVSDIKIKYPRINLGSASIVNKQSIKDSLKIGLNFSMMKFWDKDLFNYAQSKNYLLIPGINNLKDLKEAIDLNCNIIKIYPIKSKDSSINIRNYKNIDFIAAGGLSINDLKTYKSLGYKAVVIGDKAIKNKKFDPKIYEWLKNN, from the coding sequence ATGAATAATAAAGAAGATTCTTTTTCGGAGTACCTGAAAATTGAATCTTTTTTTTTACTTATAAAACCTGAAGTTAATATTTACTCAAATACCTCTATAAGAAATTCATTTTTTGAAGAATTAGAAAAATTAGTAAAATTAGGATTAAAGAATATTGAAATAAGTTGGTCTAACAACGAAAATTGGTTCGATTTTGTATCCGATATCAAAATTAAATATCCAAGAATTAATTTAGGCTCTGCCTCCATAGTTAATAAGCAATCAATAAAAGATTCTTTAAAAATTGGATTAAATTTTTCGATGATGAAATTTTGGGATAAAGATCTTTTCAATTATGCGCAATCAAAAAATTATTTATTAATTCCTGGAATTAATAATTTAAAAGATCTTAAGGAAGCGATAGATTTAAATTGCAACATTATCAAAATTTACCCAATAAAAAGTAAAGATAGTTCGATAAATATACGCAACTATAAAAATATTGATTTCATTGCTGCTGGAGGACTATCAATCAATGATTTAAAAACTTATAAATCTTTAGGGTATAAAGCAGTTGTAATTGGAGATAAAGCTATCAAAAATAAAAAATTTGATCCAAAAATATATGAATGGCTCAAAAATAATTAA
- the ftsH gene encoding ATP-dependent zinc metalloprotease FtsH, whose amino-acid sequence MNKRWRNVGLYVLAVITVIFIGTSVFDKPSTESSTKTLRYSDFIEAVQDKEISRVLISPDNATAQVVENDGSRSEVNLAPDKDLLKILTENNVDIAVTPTKLANPWQQAVSSLIFPVLLIGGLFFLFRRSQSGNAGGGNPAMSFGKSKARLQMEPSTQVTFSDVAGVEGAKLELTEVVDFLKSPDRFTAVGAKIPKGVLLVGPPGTGKTLLAKAVAGEAGVPFFSISGSEFVEMFVGVGASRVRDLFEQAKKNAPCIVFIDEIDAVGRQRGAGMGGGNDEREQTLNQLLTEMDGFEGNSGIIIVAATNRPDVLDSALMRPGRFDRQVTVDRPDYAGRLQILNVHAKDKTLSKDVDLDKVARRTPGFTGADLANLLNEAAILAARKDLDKVSNDEVGDAIERVMAGPEKKDRVISEKKKELVAYHEAGHALVGALMPDYDPVAKVSIIPRGQAGGLTFFTPSEERMESGLYSRSYLQNQMAVALGGRVAEEIVYGEEEVTTGASNDLQQVANVARQMITKFGMSDKIGPVALGQSQGGMFLGRDMSSTRDFSEDTAATIDVEVSELVDVAYKRATKVLTDNRTVLDEMAQMLIERETIDTEDIQDLLNRSEVKVANYI is encoded by the coding sequence GTGAACAAACGTTGGAGAAACGTAGGACTTTACGTCCTAGCTGTCATTACTGTAATTTTCATTGGTACTTCAGTTTTTGATAAACCTAGTACTGAAAGTTCGACGAAGACCTTAAGATATAGTGATTTTATAGAGGCAGTTCAAGATAAAGAAATCAGTAGAGTCTTAATATCTCCAGATAATGCCACAGCTCAAGTTGTTGAAAATGATGGGAGCAGATCTGAGGTCAATTTAGCCCCTGACAAAGATTTATTAAAAATTCTGACTGAGAATAATGTAGATATCGCTGTAACTCCTACAAAATTAGCCAATCCATGGCAACAGGCTGTAAGCAGCTTAATTTTCCCAGTACTTTTGATTGGAGGCCTATTTTTTCTTTTCAGAAGATCCCAAAGTGGTAATGCTGGAGGTGGCAATCCTGCCATGAGTTTTGGCAAGAGCAAAGCTAGACTCCAAATGGAACCATCTACACAAGTAACCTTTTCAGATGTTGCTGGTGTAGAAGGAGCAAAATTAGAACTAACAGAAGTTGTAGACTTTCTTAAGAGCCCAGATAGATTTACTGCAGTCGGAGCGAAAATTCCAAAAGGAGTTCTTCTTGTTGGTCCTCCTGGTACTGGAAAAACATTGTTAGCTAAAGCAGTAGCTGGAGAAGCAGGTGTACCTTTTTTCTCAATATCTGGTTCAGAATTCGTAGAGATGTTTGTTGGGGTAGGAGCTAGTAGAGTTAGAGATCTTTTTGAACAAGCTAAAAAGAATGCTCCTTGTATTGTGTTTATTGACGAAATAGATGCAGTTGGAAGACAAAGAGGAGCTGGTATGGGCGGAGGAAATGATGAAAGAGAGCAAACATTAAATCAACTCTTAACCGAAATGGATGGTTTTGAAGGTAATTCAGGAATAATAATAGTTGCTGCAACCAACAGACCAGATGTTTTAGATTCAGCTTTAATGCGTCCTGGAAGATTCGATAGACAGGTAACAGTAGACCGACCAGATTATGCTGGAAGATTGCAGATATTAAATGTTCATGCGAAAGATAAAACTCTTTCAAAAGACGTTGATTTAGATAAAGTTGCCAGGAGAACACCAGGATTTACTGGTGCAGATTTAGCTAATCTTTTAAATGAAGCAGCAATACTAGCAGCTAGAAAAGATTTAGATAAAGTAAGTAACGATGAAGTCGGTGATGCCATTGAAAGAGTTATGGCTGGCCCAGAAAAGAAAGATAGAGTCATCAGTGAGAAGAAAAAAGAATTAGTTGCTTATCACGAGGCTGGTCATGCACTCGTTGGAGCATTAATGCCTGATTATGATCCAGTAGCAAAAGTCTCAATCATTCCAAGAGGTCAAGCTGGGGGGCTAACCTTCTTTACTCCAAGTGAAGAAAGAATGGAATCTGGTCTTTATTCTCGTTCTTACCTTCAAAATCAAATGGCTGTAGCTCTTGGTGGAAGAGTTGCTGAAGAAATAGTCTATGGCGAAGAAGAGGTAACAACCGGAGCTTCAAATGACTTACAACAAGTTGCAAATGTAGCAAGACAAATGATCACTAAATTCGGTATGAGTGACAAAATAGGTCCAGTCGCACTAGGACAATCTCAAGGTGGAATGTTTCTCGGAAGAGATATGAGTTCTACAAGAGACTTCTCTGAAGACACAGCCGCAACAATTGATGTAGAGGTTTCAGAACTTGTTGATGTTGCCTACAAGAGAGCTACAAAAGTTTTAACTGACAATAGAACTGTCCTTGACGAAATGGCTCAAATGCTAATTGAAAGAGAAACTATAGATACTGAAGATATCCAAGACTTGCTCAACCGCTCAGAAGTAAAAGTCGCAAACTATATTTAA
- a CDS encoding aspartoacylase: protein MTVQRILIVSGTHGNEINPVWAVKQFNRKENSLNNGIDYEFIIGNPAAYEKGCRYIDVDLNRSFKESENFDQHKNSFYEINRANFLVDEFGIDGSKPCQIAIDLHTTTANMGTSIVMYGRRSKDFCLAALLQNKFGLPIYLHEKDKAQTGFLVEAWPCGLVIEIGAVAQNFYDPKIIDRFLIIISSLREEIDKLKNNLIELPRELVVHVHQGSIDYPRDEKGDIDGLIHPERINQDWKMIKKGDPLFLDSQGIIHKYEGDKLIWPVFIGEVAYKEKKIAMSYTKKEVIRSNKLWVQEFESL from the coding sequence ATGACTGTTCAAAGAATACTTATCGTTTCAGGCACTCATGGGAATGAAATTAATCCTGTTTGGGCTGTTAAGCAATTTAATAGAAAAGAAAATAGTTTAAATAATGGTATTGATTATGAGTTCATCATAGGTAATCCTGCTGCCTATGAAAAAGGTTGCAGATATATAGATGTAGATTTAAATAGATCTTTTAAAGAAAGTGAGAATTTTGATCAACACAAGAATAGCTTTTACGAAATTAATAGAGCCAATTTTTTAGTAGATGAATTTGGAATTGATGGATCTAAACCCTGTCAAATTGCAATCGATTTGCACACAACTACTGCAAATATGGGAACAAGCATTGTTATGTATGGGAGGAGATCCAAAGATTTTTGTTTAGCTGCATTACTGCAGAACAAATTTGGATTGCCTATTTATTTGCACGAAAAAGATAAAGCCCAAACAGGCTTTCTTGTAGAAGCTTGGCCATGTGGTTTAGTTATTGAAATAGGAGCTGTCGCACAAAATTTTTATGATCCAAAAATCATAGATAGATTCTTGATAATTATTAGTTCCCTGAGGGAAGAGATAGATAAATTAAAAAACAACCTTATAGAACTACCAAGGGAATTAGTTGTTCACGTTCATCAAGGGAGTATAGATTATCCAAGAGATGAAAAAGGAGATATTGATGGCTTAATTCATCCTGAGAGAATAAACCAAGATTGGAAAATGATTAAAAAAGGAGATCCATTATTTCTGGATAGCCAAGGAATAATTCACAAATATGAAGGAGACAAATTGATTTGGCCTGTTTTTATTGGAGAAGTAGCTTATAAGGAAAAAAAAATTGCCATGAGCTACACAAAAAAAGAAGTGATTCGTTCCAATAAACTATGGGTTCAAGAGTTTGAAAGTCTTTAA